The proteins below come from a single Solea senegalensis isolate Sse05_10M linkage group LG2, IFAPA_SoseM_1, whole genome shotgun sequence genomic window:
- the creg2 gene encoding protein CREG2 encodes MKARLFLVALLATVLRCHGYSLRGSVSWVVSSNDVVEDADLSEEVAPALLVDSAGLWKQAYPSSETGKGPGELVKPEDDTVAQFSSRLFSYRLEEVKQKPAAIGNSSPPPHQETARTARYIAHNSDWGHMSTISTQDKIKSLPFGNIFSVSDGPVDNSTGVIYFYMTPMDNTVSDLKSNPYASLTISEAEGEFCRQMMYDPQDPRCARLTLTGKMVEVPPEELGFAKEAMFSRHPVMAKWPVGHKWFFMKLELIQVWLQNWIGGTSLIPIEDYFKATPF; translated from the exons ATGAAGGCCCGACTCTTCCTCGTGGCTCTGCTCGCCACTGTGCTCCGCTGTCACGGCTACAGCTTGAGGGGCTCCGTGTCCTGGGTCGTCTCCTCCAACGACGTCGTGGAGGACGCGGACCTGTCGGAGGAGGTCGCCCCGGCGTTGCTGGTGGACAGTGCGGGGCTGTGGAAGCAGGCGTACCCGTCCTCGGAGACCGGGAAGGGGCCGGGAGAGCTGGTCAAACCCGAGGACGACACGGTGGCCCAGTTTTCCTCACGTCTGTTTTCGTATAGACTGGAGGAGGTGAAACAGAAGCCCGCCGCCATCGGCAACAGCAGCCCGCCCCCGCACCAGGAGACCGCCAGGACGGCCAGATACATAGCCCACAACAGTGACTGGGGACACATGTCCACCATTTCAACTCAAGACAAG ATAAAAAGTCTTCCCTTTGGGAACATCTTCTCAGTCAGTGACGGACCAGTAGACAACAGCACTGGAGTCATCTACTTCTATATGACCCCAATGGACAACACTGTGTCGGACCTGAAAAGTAACCCCTATGCTTCTCTCACCATCTCCGAGGCAGAGGGAGAGTTCTGCAG GCAAATGATGTATGATCCACAAGATCCAAGATGTGCTCGACTCACACTGACGGGCAAGATGGTGGAGGTACCACCGGAGGAGCTTGGGTTTGCAAAGGAGGCAATGTTCTCGag acatcCTGTGATGGCAAAGTGGCCAGTGGGACACAAGTGGTTTTTTATGAAGCTGGAGTTGATCCAGGTCTGGCTGCAGAACTGGATTGGAGGCACATCACTCATACCAATCGAGGACTACTTTAAAGCTACACCCTTCTGA
- the cracdla gene encoding CRACD-like protein isoform X1, which translates to MESSSRDIGGSTEDIPAGSKKTKLKSLRTRLFRKSGRTGEERHAKLSQSASDITAGEELGSDDDLACSHGIMGSRAFSHDSIFLDEEVLTDTEPARVLSQENVHSKIKALQMKLQQQKMHLGPPPLVLPVRRPEDVGSHLEDDGLLSGSPTITGSDVTSQGVFSKNTTRPSSPPLSPVPVSALAKYVAPYPSRPFPASAPSVTETALDLSSPAQFTPCLDTSAARHRMSVKPRNQRASTKKRVATTDSRLPSYAPNNSDHSESVNEEELPLCVQDKVRLETDQGEADIINTAQRAPSKSPEVEPVASEASAKSFSLTLSQPEPAPPVSSHVLRLKPQRPVGVTSSERPHSSFIESELKSRREAGFEIQVMSYERRNTLKRTEDSSEKLSAVASSTVTFRPSAVPQEVQDETETTKGLKRPAPGSGSFHFSITAAKERDEVIPRSNSFVGIREQAEATHEGREDKSSSSQREKEELRDLQPRGSPFPFAVGRLRQEGAPPKSSVLQWDKRGSLTKSETTSSASKNAAADTGGSAEAERSQREVKRKLEEVERSLKEVKRNQEEVERSLKEVKRSREEVEEAVEAQEDEGKMAFGIKLRTTSQSRRFQRDSSTNHLAKPPLCEVSSSPSTSADVRVTDPAPSGFSLPVKNNLPSTGDSHVRPAEVRATASDHRDAETVLAEPQPQTASSEVSWMSLALEKTRSLQQLFTSRFPRDFAGATRPEAQPTNQTEPQTSAGPPSTDSVKSPTVKPSQVSVHQKTSVMSPALSKAFTDARTSPSHPHDQTKSWTAQSSLRSCTQTESSSPLAQGSATHCLAQSQPSLGQHATPPLQPPWSNRLLQQTIQPRSTTVVSSTSSATAAPPPGGQKEGSVQEKEAPSSSDRRAARGGSVSVRASFLERRAERTSPNVTKEVDLKKVQTEAQTLDESPASAKATPVSTDTKPEGRQGLKPAESTPTERPREDKWIRRNVATSSPSSSPTQSTTVLQSMSGHGQPSWMELAKRKSMAWSDKTMD; encoded by the exons ATGGAGTCGTCCTCTCGAGATATAGGAGGAAGCACCGAGGACATTCCAG CAGGAAGCAAAAAGACCAAACTCAAGTCTCTGAGAACTCGTCTCTTCAGGAAGAGtgggaggacaggtgaggagagaCACGCCAAGCTCAGTCAGTCGGCCAGTGACATCACCGCAGGAGAGGAACTCGGCTCAGATGACGATTTGGC ATGCTCTCACGGCATTATGGGCTCCCGAGCGTTTTCTCACGACAGCATCTTTCTGGACGAGGAGGTCCTGACAGACACGGAACCGGCCCGGGTCTTATCACAGGAGAATGTCCACAGCAAGATCAAAGCTCTGCAG ATGAAGCTCCAGCAGCAGAAGATGCACTTGGGGCCACCACCTCTGGTTCTGCCAGTCAGACGTCCAGAAGACGTGGGAAGCCACTTGGAGGATGACGGACTTCTGTCCGGCTCGCCCACGATCACGGGAAGTGATGTTACATCCCAGGGCGTCTTTAGCAAG aacACAACCCGGccatcctctcctcccctctcacCTGTGCCTGTCTCTGCTTTGGCCAAGTATGTCGCTCCGTATCCTTCCCGTCCGTTTCCTGCTTCTGCGCCCTCCGTCACTGAGACCGCGTTGGACCTCAGTTCTCCAGCTCAGTTCACCCCCTGCCTGGACACTTCTGCTGCTCGCCACCGGATGTCTGTGAAACCCAGAAACCAGAGGGCGAGCACCAAGAAGAGAGTCGCTACA ACTGATTCTAGGCTTCCCTCGTACGCGCCGAACAACAGCGACCACTCCGAGTCAGTGAACGAAGAAGAGCTGCCACTTTGTGTTCAAGACAAGGTGAGACTGGAAACAGATCAAGGAGAGGCTGACATTATCAACACAGCTCAACGTGCTCCTTCAAAATCCCCAGAAGTGGAACCAGTCGCATCAGAAGCATCAGCCAAATCATTTAGTTTGACTCTTTCCCAACCGGAGCCTGCGCCTCCTGTCTCCTCACATGTTCTCAGACTTAAGCCTCAAAGACCAGTGGGTGTAACGTCCAGTGAACGGCCGCATTCGTCCTTTATAGAGTCCGAGCTAAAAAGTAGAAGAGAGGCAGGCTTTGAGATACAAGTTATGTCATATGAGAGGAGGAATACGCTAAAAAGGACTGAAGACTCCTCAGAGAAGCTCTCGGCAGTCGCCAGCTCGACCGTGACATTTAGGCCTTCCGCTGTTCCCCAGGAGGTCCAAGATGAGACAGAAACCACAAAAGGTTTAAAAAGACCTGCCCCGGGATCTGGATCCTTCCATTTCTCCATCACCGCTGCCAAAGAACGAGATGAAGTGATACCCCGATCAAACAGTTTTGTGGGAATAAGGGAACAAGCCGAGGCCACGCATGAAGGGAGAGAGGATAAGTCCTCTTCAAGCCAGAGGGAGAAGGAAGAGCTCAGAGACCTACAGCCCAGAGGGAGCCCCTTTCCCTTTGCTGTGGGAAGATTGAGACAAGAGGGAGCGCCACCCAAAAGTTCCGTTCTTCAATGGGATAAGAGGGGCAGCctcacaaaatcagaaacaacaTCATCTGCTTCTAAAAATGCAGCTGCAGACACCGGCGGTTCAGCGGAGGCGGAGAGGAGCCAGAGGGAGGTGAAGAGGAAACTGGAAGAGGTGGAGAGGAGCCtgaaggaggtgaagaggaatcaggaagaggtggagaggagcctgaaggaggtgaagaggagccgagaggaggtggaagaggCAGTGGAGGCACAAGAGGACGAAGGAAAGATGGCGTTTGGTATCAAACTACGCACAACGTCTCAATCAAGGAGATTTCAGCGTGATTCGTCCACCAATCATCTCGCCAAGCCACCATTGTGTGAAGTCTCTTCTTCACCGTCCACTTCTGCAGACGtcagagtgacag ACCCGGCCCCGTCTGGCTTCTCCCTTCCAGTCAAGAACAACCTGCCATCTACAGGCGATTCCCACGTCAGGCCTGCAGAGGTTCGAGCAACCGCGTCTGACCACAGAGACGCCGAGACCGTCCTCGCTGAGCCTCAACCTCAAACAGCCTCATCTGAGGTTTCCTGGATGAGCCTCGCACTGGAGAAGACCAGGAGCCTGCAGCAGCTCTTCACAAGCAGATTCCCCAGAGACTTTGCAGGCGCCACTCGACCAGAAGCGCAGCCGACGAACCAAACGGAGCCGCAGACGTCCGCAGGTCCACCGTCGACTGATTCGGTGAAAAGTCCAACTGTCAAACCGTCACAAGTGTCAGTGCACCAGAAGACATCCGTGATGTCTCCTGCCCTGTCAAAGGCTTTTACTGACGCACGAACGTCACCATCTCATCCACATGACCAGACAAAGTCGTGGACAGCCCAGTCCTCTTTGCGCTCTTGCACACAAACTGAGTCCTCATCTCCCCTGGCACAGGGCAGTGCCACCCACTGTCTTGCACAATCTCAGCCGTCCCTAGGACAGCATGCCACGCCGCCCCTGCAACCTCCGTGGAGCAACCGACTTCTCCAGCAAACCATTCAGCCCAGGTCCACAACTGTGGTTTCAAGCACCTCGTCGGCcacagctgctcctcctccaggaGGGCAGAAAGAAGGCAGCGTGCAGGAAAAAGAGGCTCCTTCATCCTCAGACAGACGCGCAGCGCGGGGTGGGTCAGTGAGCGTGAGGGCTTCTTTTCTGGAAAGAAGGGCGGAGAGAACCTCGCCAAATGTGACCAAGGAG gTGGATTTGAAGAAAGTTCAAACCGAGGCGCAGACATTAGATGAATCTCCTGCGTCGGCCAAAGCAACACCTgtcagcacagacacaaaaccaGAAGGAAGGCAGGGGCTAAAACCTGCAG AGTCAACCCCCACAGAAAGGCCACGTGAGGACAAATGGATCCGGAGAAACGTGGCCACTTCATCGCCCTCATCGTCCCCCACTCAGTCCACAACAGTGTTGCAGTCCATGTCGGGCCACGGTCAACCGTCCTGGATGGAGCTGGCCAAGAGAAAGTCGATGGCCTGGAGTGACAAGACCATGGACTGA
- the cracdla gene encoding CRACD-like protein isoform X2, with the protein MESSSRDIGGSTEDIPGSKKTKLKSLRTRLFRKSGRTGEERHAKLSQSASDITAGEELGSDDDLACSHGIMGSRAFSHDSIFLDEEVLTDTEPARVLSQENVHSKIKALQMKLQQQKMHLGPPPLVLPVRRPEDVGSHLEDDGLLSGSPTITGSDVTSQGVFSKNTTRPSSPPLSPVPVSALAKYVAPYPSRPFPASAPSVTETALDLSSPAQFTPCLDTSAARHRMSVKPRNQRASTKKRVATTDSRLPSYAPNNSDHSESVNEEELPLCVQDKVRLETDQGEADIINTAQRAPSKSPEVEPVASEASAKSFSLTLSQPEPAPPVSSHVLRLKPQRPVGVTSSERPHSSFIESELKSRREAGFEIQVMSYERRNTLKRTEDSSEKLSAVASSTVTFRPSAVPQEVQDETETTKGLKRPAPGSGSFHFSITAAKERDEVIPRSNSFVGIREQAEATHEGREDKSSSSQREKEELRDLQPRGSPFPFAVGRLRQEGAPPKSSVLQWDKRGSLTKSETTSSASKNAAADTGGSAEAERSQREVKRKLEEVERSLKEVKRNQEEVERSLKEVKRSREEVEEAVEAQEDEGKMAFGIKLRTTSQSRRFQRDSSTNHLAKPPLCEVSSSPSTSADVRVTDPAPSGFSLPVKNNLPSTGDSHVRPAEVRATASDHRDAETVLAEPQPQTASSEVSWMSLALEKTRSLQQLFTSRFPRDFAGATRPEAQPTNQTEPQTSAGPPSTDSVKSPTVKPSQVSVHQKTSVMSPALSKAFTDARTSPSHPHDQTKSWTAQSSLRSCTQTESSSPLAQGSATHCLAQSQPSLGQHATPPLQPPWSNRLLQQTIQPRSTTVVSSTSSATAAPPPGGQKEGSVQEKEAPSSSDRRAARGGSVSVRASFLERRAERTSPNVTKEVDLKKVQTEAQTLDESPASAKATPVSTDTKPEGRQGLKPAESTPTERPREDKWIRRNVATSSPSSSPTQSTTVLQSMSGHGQPSWMELAKRKSMAWSDKTMD; encoded by the exons ATGGAGTCGTCCTCTCGAGATATAGGAGGAAGCACCGAGGACATTCCAG GAAGCAAAAAGACCAAACTCAAGTCTCTGAGAACTCGTCTCTTCAGGAAGAGtgggaggacaggtgaggagagaCACGCCAAGCTCAGTCAGTCGGCCAGTGACATCACCGCAGGAGAGGAACTCGGCTCAGATGACGATTTGGC ATGCTCTCACGGCATTATGGGCTCCCGAGCGTTTTCTCACGACAGCATCTTTCTGGACGAGGAGGTCCTGACAGACACGGAACCGGCCCGGGTCTTATCACAGGAGAATGTCCACAGCAAGATCAAAGCTCTGCAG ATGAAGCTCCAGCAGCAGAAGATGCACTTGGGGCCACCACCTCTGGTTCTGCCAGTCAGACGTCCAGAAGACGTGGGAAGCCACTTGGAGGATGACGGACTTCTGTCCGGCTCGCCCACGATCACGGGAAGTGATGTTACATCCCAGGGCGTCTTTAGCAAG aacACAACCCGGccatcctctcctcccctctcacCTGTGCCTGTCTCTGCTTTGGCCAAGTATGTCGCTCCGTATCCTTCCCGTCCGTTTCCTGCTTCTGCGCCCTCCGTCACTGAGACCGCGTTGGACCTCAGTTCTCCAGCTCAGTTCACCCCCTGCCTGGACACTTCTGCTGCTCGCCACCGGATGTCTGTGAAACCCAGAAACCAGAGGGCGAGCACCAAGAAGAGAGTCGCTACA ACTGATTCTAGGCTTCCCTCGTACGCGCCGAACAACAGCGACCACTCCGAGTCAGTGAACGAAGAAGAGCTGCCACTTTGTGTTCAAGACAAGGTGAGACTGGAAACAGATCAAGGAGAGGCTGACATTATCAACACAGCTCAACGTGCTCCTTCAAAATCCCCAGAAGTGGAACCAGTCGCATCAGAAGCATCAGCCAAATCATTTAGTTTGACTCTTTCCCAACCGGAGCCTGCGCCTCCTGTCTCCTCACATGTTCTCAGACTTAAGCCTCAAAGACCAGTGGGTGTAACGTCCAGTGAACGGCCGCATTCGTCCTTTATAGAGTCCGAGCTAAAAAGTAGAAGAGAGGCAGGCTTTGAGATACAAGTTATGTCATATGAGAGGAGGAATACGCTAAAAAGGACTGAAGACTCCTCAGAGAAGCTCTCGGCAGTCGCCAGCTCGACCGTGACATTTAGGCCTTCCGCTGTTCCCCAGGAGGTCCAAGATGAGACAGAAACCACAAAAGGTTTAAAAAGACCTGCCCCGGGATCTGGATCCTTCCATTTCTCCATCACCGCTGCCAAAGAACGAGATGAAGTGATACCCCGATCAAACAGTTTTGTGGGAATAAGGGAACAAGCCGAGGCCACGCATGAAGGGAGAGAGGATAAGTCCTCTTCAAGCCAGAGGGAGAAGGAAGAGCTCAGAGACCTACAGCCCAGAGGGAGCCCCTTTCCCTTTGCTGTGGGAAGATTGAGACAAGAGGGAGCGCCACCCAAAAGTTCCGTTCTTCAATGGGATAAGAGGGGCAGCctcacaaaatcagaaacaacaTCATCTGCTTCTAAAAATGCAGCTGCAGACACCGGCGGTTCAGCGGAGGCGGAGAGGAGCCAGAGGGAGGTGAAGAGGAAACTGGAAGAGGTGGAGAGGAGCCtgaaggaggtgaagaggaatcaggaagaggtggagaggagcctgaaggaggtgaagaggagccgagaggaggtggaagaggCAGTGGAGGCACAAGAGGACGAAGGAAAGATGGCGTTTGGTATCAAACTACGCACAACGTCTCAATCAAGGAGATTTCAGCGTGATTCGTCCACCAATCATCTCGCCAAGCCACCATTGTGTGAAGTCTCTTCTTCACCGTCCACTTCTGCAGACGtcagagtgacag ACCCGGCCCCGTCTGGCTTCTCCCTTCCAGTCAAGAACAACCTGCCATCTACAGGCGATTCCCACGTCAGGCCTGCAGAGGTTCGAGCAACCGCGTCTGACCACAGAGACGCCGAGACCGTCCTCGCTGAGCCTCAACCTCAAACAGCCTCATCTGAGGTTTCCTGGATGAGCCTCGCACTGGAGAAGACCAGGAGCCTGCAGCAGCTCTTCACAAGCAGATTCCCCAGAGACTTTGCAGGCGCCACTCGACCAGAAGCGCAGCCGACGAACCAAACGGAGCCGCAGACGTCCGCAGGTCCACCGTCGACTGATTCGGTGAAAAGTCCAACTGTCAAACCGTCACAAGTGTCAGTGCACCAGAAGACATCCGTGATGTCTCCTGCCCTGTCAAAGGCTTTTACTGACGCACGAACGTCACCATCTCATCCACATGACCAGACAAAGTCGTGGACAGCCCAGTCCTCTTTGCGCTCTTGCACACAAACTGAGTCCTCATCTCCCCTGGCACAGGGCAGTGCCACCCACTGTCTTGCACAATCTCAGCCGTCCCTAGGACAGCATGCCACGCCGCCCCTGCAACCTCCGTGGAGCAACCGACTTCTCCAGCAAACCATTCAGCCCAGGTCCACAACTGTGGTTTCAAGCACCTCGTCGGCcacagctgctcctcctccaggaGGGCAGAAAGAAGGCAGCGTGCAGGAAAAAGAGGCTCCTTCATCCTCAGACAGACGCGCAGCGCGGGGTGGGTCAGTGAGCGTGAGGGCTTCTTTTCTGGAAAGAAGGGCGGAGAGAACCTCGCCAAATGTGACCAAGGAG gTGGATTTGAAGAAAGTTCAAACCGAGGCGCAGACATTAGATGAATCTCCTGCGTCGGCCAAAGCAACACCTgtcagcacagacacaaaaccaGAAGGAAGGCAGGGGCTAAAACCTGCAG AGTCAACCCCCACAGAAAGGCCACGTGAGGACAAATGGATCCGGAGAAACGTGGCCACTTCATCGCCCTCATCGTCCCCCACTCAGTCCACAACAGTGTTGCAGTCCATGTCGGGCCACGGTCAACCGTCCTGGATGGAGCTGGCCAAGAGAAAGTCGATGGCCTGGAGTGACAAGACCATGGACTGA